TGGCCCCCCAGGAAAATTCAACTTCTACATTAATTTTTCGCTGGATGAAGACCCGCCGCGTGAAGTTGACCATCTCGGTGGCCACCCGCTTGCCCGCCAGATCTTCCATCCGGCGCACGGGCGAGCTATTCGGCACCACCAGTACCCATCGAGTGGGGGCCAGCGAGACCTTGGAATAAACGAAACTTTCGACCTGGATTAGGTCGACGTCGTTTTCCACCACCCAGTCGTGTCCGGTGATACCAGCATCGAGGGAGCCGTCGAAGATGTAACGTGGCATCTCCTGGGGCCGCAGGAGGCGGGCGCTTAGAGTGGGGTCGTCTACCTTGGGCAGATAAGAGCGGGCATCGACCGAGATGCGCCAGCCTGATTTGCGCATCAACTCAAGCGTCTGAGCCTCCAGGCTGCCCTTTGGGATCCCAAACTTAAGGCGCTGTTCGGATATTGCTGACTGACTCATCACTTAGCCGCTTTGTGGCCGTAATGCTCGCCGTATTTACCCGGATCGACCGGACGCGGATCCACCACTTTCCACACGCCATCCTCCAGCCGGCGGAAAAAGCAGCTTTCGTACCCTTCATGGCAGGCCACCCGGTCGCCACGTTGCTCGACCGCCAGGAG
Above is a genomic segment from Candidatus Binataceae bacterium containing:
- the hisG gene encoding ATP phosphoribosyltransferase yields the protein MSQSAISEQRLKFGIPKGSLEAQTLELMRKSGWRISVDARSYLPKVDDPTLSARLLRPQEMPRYIFDGSLDAGITGHDWVVENDVDLIQVESFVYSKVSLAPTRWVLVVPNSSPVRRMEDLAGKRVATEMVNFTRRVFIQRKINVEVEFSWGATEAKVAEGLVDAAIEVTETGSSLRANGLRIVEELLTSTPVLVASAAAWKDPWKQAKIRQIGVLFKGALDAEARVGIKMNCPRTSLDRVIALLPSITAPTVAPLYPSSALKGQEWVAVETVISEHTVRELFPKLLDAGAVGIIEFPLNKII